From Leptolyngbya sp. KIOST-1, one genomic window encodes:
- a CDS encoding GDP-mannose 4,6-dehydratase, translating into MKKALICGVSGQDGAYLANLLLNKGYTVCGTSRDAQMSAFGNLKRLGIYDRVKLESMALTDFRSVLQVLTKVDPDEVYNLAGQSSVGLSFELPVETLESIATGTLNLLEAIRFLAKPIKLYNAGSSECFGDTQGAPADETTPFRPRSPYGVAKATAFWEVANYREAYGIFAASGILFNHESPLRPQRFVTQKIIATARRIAAGSREMLHLGNTTICRDWGWAPEYVEAMYLMLQQEQPDDYVIATGQAFALQDFVAQAFATLNLDWQAHVVIDQSLYRPADIAHSQGNPNRAKQRLGWVARSTMPNVVQQMVSAQGQ; encoded by the coding sequence ATGAAAAAAGCTTTGATTTGCGGCGTATCTGGACAGGACGGAGCCTACCTGGCCAACCTGCTGCTCAACAAGGGGTATACCGTTTGTGGCACCTCTCGGGATGCCCAGATGTCGGCGTTTGGCAATCTAAAGCGCCTGGGCATCTACGACCGAGTAAAGCTGGAATCAATGGCGCTAACCGACTTTCGCAGTGTGCTGCAGGTGCTCACCAAAGTAGACCCCGACGAGGTCTACAACCTGGCGGGGCAAAGCTCAGTAGGGCTATCCTTTGAGCTGCCGGTCGAAACCCTGGAGAGCATTGCCACCGGTACCCTAAACCTGCTGGAGGCGATTCGGTTTTTAGCCAAACCGATTAAGCTTTACAACGCTGGCTCCAGCGAGTGCTTTGGCGATACCCAGGGCGCACCCGCCGACGAAACCACTCCCTTTCGGCCTCGCAGTCCCTACGGGGTGGCCAAGGCCACGGCCTTTTGGGAAGTGGCCAACTACCGCGAAGCCTACGGCATTTTTGCGGCATCGGGCATTTTGTTTAACCATGAGTCACCCCTGCGGCCCCAGCGGTTTGTCACCCAAAAGATTATCGCGACGGCCAGGCGCATTGCCGCAGGTAGCCGCGAGATGCTGCACCTGGGTAACACCACCATTTGCCGGGACTGGGGCTGGGCCCCCGAATACGTTGAAGCCATGTACCTCATGCTTCAGCAGGAGCAGCCCGATGACTACGTGATTGCGACCGGCCAGGCTTTTGCCCTGCAAGATTTTGTCGCTCAGGCATTTGCCACCCTGAACCTGGACTGGCAAGCCCACGTCGTTATTGATCAGAGCCTGTATAGACCGGCAGACATTGCCCACAGCCAGGGTAACCCCAACAGGGCTAAGCAGCGGTTGGGGTGGGTGGCGCGGTCTACCATGCCCAATGTGGTGCAGCAAATGGTGTCTGCCCAGGGGCAGTAG
- a CDS encoding GumC family protein, with amino-acid sequence MVSTSTLPTTTEQEFGYGQLFQILLRRWPWIITTLGLATAGAVFVSLRQDPIYRSNMQLLVEPNYQQELNSSDLSSFADQDPRDADYATQLALMRSGQFLQEAVNVLRTDYPEITVDELRAGFSLNRLAEGRTGTRIFQASYTASDPAKPQRVLAALQDIYLEYNQNQQAQRLSRGLDNVNARLSNTRQNLQDSQAALEQFRISQNLIDPSSQALTVVESLNQVQNQQQQLLVELSGLEQQYITLEQQIRLSPQTGLLAARLSQSPRIQTLLDALQTTDLALADRRILFTDQDPNVQVLQQQRENQLAQLRTEISAISRQNVTQLDPTLLSYLQLGGIDFGLVSRIVDADVTLQSLEARMETLNSLESVLREEINRYPSLMAEYDRLQPAVDTERSTLQELLIQREQLSAELARGGFSWEVVEPPQLGRRIGPDPVRPLALGIVAGLFAGGALAFLAESIDKRVRTSDELQKQVPLPLLGILPRRSSALPALRRAEAEGGLHPELADSELMKTVIWPQFRDSLDLIANNLQLLQKSHLSQAIAITSALPGEGKTTLALGLAFSLARMGQRVLIIDADLRRSGIQTGLGLAQDQGLSSLLLGEAAQNRPHRLDFGHVFFDVLAAGPVPEDPISLLSSPRFKQLLKRAKERYDLVLVDTPPLLGMADALKVGGVCDSTVLVTRLDRITQSQLTEAMVLLTHLNVMGLIANGARQSPNRYIYDPLPPANGQRLPAESRS; translated from the coding sequence ATGGTATCGACATCTACCCTCCCGACGACAACTGAGCAGGAGTTTGGCTACGGCCAGCTGTTTCAAATTCTGCTGCGCCGCTGGCCCTGGATTATTACAACCCTGGGCCTAGCCACAGCTGGCGCAGTTTTTGTCTCCCTGCGGCAAGATCCCATCTACCGTAGCAACATGCAACTTTTGGTCGAGCCTAACTATCAGCAAGAGCTGAACAGCTCTGACCTATCGAGCTTTGCCGATCAGGACCCCAGAGATGCTGACTATGCTACTCAGCTAGCACTGATGCGTAGCGGCCAGTTTTTGCAGGAGGCGGTCAATGTTTTACGAACTGATTATCCTGAGATTACCGTTGATGAACTCCGGGCAGGGTTTTCGCTGAATCGATTGGCAGAAGGTAGAACTGGCACCCGTATTTTTCAGGCTAGCTACACGGCCAGCGATCCTGCAAAACCGCAAAGAGTGTTGGCCGCTTTGCAAGATATTTATCTGGAATACAACCAGAACCAGCAGGCTCAACGGCTCAGCCGTGGCCTTGACAACGTCAATGCTCGCCTCTCCAACACCCGGCAAAACCTTCAAGACTCACAAGCGGCTCTGGAGCAGTTTCGCATTAGCCAGAACCTGATTGATCCCAGCTCTCAGGCACTCACTGTCGTAGAGTCACTAAATCAGGTACAAAATCAACAACAGCAGCTCCTGGTTGAGCTGAGTGGTCTGGAACAGCAGTACATCACCCTGGAACAGCAGATCAGGCTCTCTCCGCAAACGGGGCTGTTGGCGGCTCGGCTGAGTCAATCGCCGCGCATTCAAACCTTGCTCGATGCGCTGCAAACAACCGACTTGGCCCTGGCCGATCGCCGAATTTTGTTTACGGATCAAGATCCCAATGTGCAAGTGCTCCAACAGCAGCGCGAAAATCAACTGGCCCAGCTGCGAACTGAGATTAGTGCCATCAGCCGCCAAAACGTCACCCAGCTTGACCCCACCCTGCTGTCCTACCTCCAGCTAGGAGGAATTGACTTTGGACTGGTCAGCCGCATCGTAGATGCCGACGTCACGCTCCAAAGCCTGGAGGCTCGTATGGAAACCCTGAACAGCTTAGAAAGCGTTTTGCGAGAGGAGATCAACCGCTACCCAAGCCTGATGGCCGAATATGACCGACTGCAACCTGCCGTAGACACCGAGCGCAGTACGCTGCAAGAACTGCTGATTCAGCGGGAACAGCTCAGCGCCGAACTGGCCCGGGGTGGGTTTTCCTGGGAGGTCGTGGAACCCCCACAGCTGGGTCGAAGAATTGGCCCTGATCCGGTGCGTCCTCTGGCCCTGGGCATTGTGGCAGGCCTGTTTGCAGGCGGTGCCCTGGCCTTTTTGGCCGAGAGTATTGACAAGCGAGTACGCACCTCAGACGAACTCCAAAAACAGGTGCCGCTCCCTCTGCTGGGCATACTGCCCCGCCGTTCCTCAGCCCTGCCAGCCCTGCGGCGGGCTGAAGCTGAAGGCGGCCTGCATCCTGAACTGGCCGATTCAGAGCTGATGAAAACCGTTATTTGGCCTCAGTTTCGAGACTCCCTCGATCTGATTGCCAACAACCTGCAGCTGCTTCAGAAAAGCCACCTCTCTCAAGCGATCGCCATTACCTCTGCCTTACCAGGGGAGGGCAAAACCACTTTAGCGCTAGGGCTAGCCTTTAGTCTGGCCCGCATGGGTCAGCGGGTTTTGATCATTGATGCTGACCTAAGGCGATCGGGCATTCAAACGGGTCTTGGCCTGGCCCAAGACCAGGGCTTATCGAGCTTGTTGCTCGGAGAAGCCGCCCAAAACCGCCCGCATCGACTAGATTTTGGCCATGTGTTTTTCGATGTGTTAGCAGCTGGCCCTGTTCCTGAAGATCCGATCTCTCTACTCAGTTCACCCCGGTTTAAACAGCTACTCAAACGAGCGAAAGAGCGGTATGACCTGGTTCTGGTAGACACCCCCCCCCTGCTGGGTATGGCCGATGCCCTCAAAGTAGGCGGTGTGTGCGACAGTACTGTGCTGGTCACACGGCTCGATCGCATTACCCAGTCCCAACTGACCGAAGCGATGGTTCTCCTGACCCATCTCAACGTGATGGGATTAATTGCCAACGGTGCTCGACAGTCGCCCAACCGATATATCTATGACCCACTGCCTCCGGCTAATGGTCAGCGCCTGCCAGCTGAATCCAGGTCTTAA
- the hepC gene encoding heterocyst development glycosyltransferase HepC — protein MSNLTLQPQTLPSAVSNHTLCRLLWRQGKLWVLPPATSTRQIALPALAHPKWFQLCLERSKTMAVVIDPNLGSEVINFWAEACEKAGKPLYLRLPTTRTLPNKKNVWAWRTKCLVERLVGLVLLVLLSPLMLVFASGLMLQDGGPACNRHWCIGQRGRVFRMAQFRRESLLTGQKTRLGQWLELSRLDRLPRLVNVVRGEMALIGTKPWIVEEAIKVPPEFQFCLNALPGTVGPRPLGLNIPTLDIRAICQQEVAYLKNWTLWRDSQTGLLAVVQMLTGQEGN, from the coding sequence ATGTCGAATTTAACGCTCCAGCCTCAAACCTTGCCCAGTGCTGTCAGCAATCACACCCTTTGTCGCTTGCTATGGCGCCAGGGGAAGCTTTGGGTGTTGCCCCCAGCCACCTCTACTCGCCAAATAGCCTTGCCCGCCCTGGCCCATCCCAAATGGTTCCAGCTGTGTCTGGAGCGCTCCAAAACAATGGCCGTTGTCATTGATCCAAACCTGGGCAGTGAGGTAATTAATTTTTGGGCAGAGGCCTGTGAAAAAGCTGGCAAACCCCTATACCTGCGGCTGCCAACGACACGCACCCTACCGAACAAAAAAAACGTGTGGGCCTGGCGGACCAAATGCCTCGTGGAACGTTTGGTTGGGCTGGTCCTGTTAGTGCTATTGAGCCCTTTGATGCTGGTGTTTGCGAGCGGCCTGATGCTGCAAGACGGCGGTCCAGCCTGCAATCGCCACTGGTGTATTGGCCAGCGGGGGCGCGTATTTCGAATGGCGCAATTTCGCCGGGAGTCTCTTCTTACCGGTCAAAAAACGCGTCTTGGTCAGTGGCTGGAGCTCTCTCGCCTCGATCGGTTGCCGCGCCTGGTCAATGTGGTGCGCGGCGAGATGGCGCTGATCGGTACCAAACCCTGGATTGTAGAGGAGGCCATCAAAGTCCCTCCCGAGTTTCAGTTTTGCCTGAACGCTCTGCCTGGTACCGTTGGCCCCAGACCCCTGGGACTCAACATACCAACTTTAGACATTCGAGCTATTTGTCAGCAGGAGGTGGCCTACCTAAAAAACTGGACCCTCTGGCGCGACAGCCAGACCGGTCTACTGGCCGTAGTGCAAATGTTGACAGGCCAAGAGGGCAACTAG
- the gmd gene encoding GDP-mannose 4,6-dehydratase yields MSKRALVTGITGQDGSYLSELLLEKGYEVHGIIRRTSTFNTDRIDHIYEDPHQEEAKLFLHYGDLTDGTTLRRILEAVQPQEIYNLGAQSHVRVSFDSPEYTVDAVGMGTLRLLEAIRDYQSRTGNQVRFYQAGSSEMFGLVQAVPQSETTPFYPRSPYACAKVYGHWQTINYRESYGLFACNGILFNHESPRRGETFVTRKITRALARILAGTQKKLYMGNLDAKRDWGYAKDYVRAMWLMLQQDQPDDYVIATGETHSIKEFLDIAFGYVNLDWHDYVAFDERYLRPAEVDLLIGDPTKAKTKLGWEPSVTFEELVKLMVDADIRAVGQSHPNGQQPVLALENAIVRQMVGASLI; encoded by the coding sequence ATGTCTAAGCGTGCTCTGGTTACCGGAATCACTGGCCAGGATGGCTCCTATCTAAGTGAACTACTGCTAGAAAAAGGCTACGAAGTCCACGGCATCATCCGCCGCACCTCAACGTTTAATACCGATCGCATTGACCATATTTACGAAGACCCCCACCAGGAAGAGGCCAAACTCTTTCTTCACTACGGCGACCTCACCGATGGCACCACCCTGCGGCGCATCCTGGAAGCGGTGCAGCCCCAGGAAATTTACAACCTGGGGGCCCAGTCCCACGTGCGGGTGAGCTTTGACTCGCCGGAGTACACTGTGGATGCGGTGGGCATGGGCACCCTGCGCCTGCTGGAGGCTATCCGCGACTACCAGAGCCGCACCGGCAATCAGGTGCGCTTTTATCAGGCTGGTTCCTCCGAAATGTTTGGCCTGGTGCAGGCAGTACCCCAGAGCGAAACCACCCCGTTTTACCCTCGCAGCCCCTACGCCTGCGCTAAGGTTTACGGCCACTGGCAGACCATTAATTACCGTGAGTCCTACGGCCTGTTTGCCTGCAACGGTATTTTGTTCAACCACGAGTCGCCCCGGCGCGGCGAAACCTTCGTCACCCGCAAAATCACCCGCGCCCTGGCCCGTATTCTGGCTGGCACCCAGAAAAAGCTCTACATGGGCAACCTCGACGCCAAGCGCGACTGGGGCTACGCCAAAGACTACGTGCGGGCTATGTGGCTCATGCTGCAACAAGACCAGCCCGATGACTATGTGATTGCCACGGGGGAAACTCACTCCATCAAGGAATTTCTCGACATTGCCTTTGGCTACGTCAATCTCGACTGGCACGACTATGTCGCCTTTGACGAGCGCTACCTGCGCCCCGCCGAGGTTGACCTGCTAATTGGCGACCCTACCAAGGCAAAAACAAAGCTGGGCTGGGAACCCTCAGTTACCTTTGAGGAGCTGGTGAAGCTGATGGTCGACGCCGATATTCGAGCGGTGGGGCAGTCACACCCCAATGGCCAGCAGCCAGTGCTAGCGCTAGAAAACGCGATCGTTCGTCAGATGGTTGGAGCATCGTTGATATAG